The sequence below is a genomic window from Pleurocapsa sp. PCC 7327.
AGCGTATAGCATCTGGTGCAAGTGTTTTGTTAGACCTTACTATCTTACTTATGAGAACTGCCGCGAAAACGATCGATCTACCTCCATCGTCCGTTGGGGTATATTTCTATGATATTCTCCTCGCCTGCTAGAAAAAATACATTTCCTGTTCGTTCGTCCATACGAACTATGTTGACAGGTAAGTAGAGCTTAGTGAACCAGCAGCACAATATGTAGCACTGCGTTCTTTGTTCTGGCGTAGGAATAATCTGAACTCCTCAACATCACCTCATTGCAGGAGTATAGCACCCTCCATCTTACCAAGCCCTTTCCAACTATTTTTATTCTTCAACCAACAGTTAGAGCGATCGCTTCTTAAACTTGGATGGGAGAACGTTTAGTTATTTGGTCTTAAGCAAGTAGGGGCAATTCTTTGCGAACCGCCCCTAATGAAATAGGATAAAAAAACCGAAAATTTTAATCAGTATTGCGGCACGCTGGGATCGATTTCCTTACTCCAAGCAGTAATTCCGCCTTTGACGTTGATGCCTTCAATACCTGCTTTTTTGAGGATGCCCAATGCTTTGGCAGAACGTCCTCCCATCTTGCAGTGGGCGATTAAGCGATGACCGTTGACCAGTTCTTTGACTTTCTCGATACCCGAACCATTTTCGATCTCAGGCAACGGAATTAAAATCGACCCTGGAATTTTGGCAATTTCGTATTCATTGGGGTTGCGAACGTCAATTAAAACGTAACCATCCGCACCGCTGTCGATGAGTGCTTTTAACTCCTGAACTGTCATTTCTGAAATTTCCATCTGCTGTTGCGCCTCCTGTGCTTTTGCTTGGGGAATGCCGCAGAATTGCTCGTAGTCAATCAGTTTCTCAATCGGAGCAAGATTGGGATTGCGTCTGAGTCTCAATTCCCGAAACGTCATATTCATGGCGTTGTACACCAGCAACCGTCCGCTGAGGGTATTTTCTGGGGGTACGCCCAAGATAATTTTAATCGCTTCGGTAGCTTGAATCGTACCGATGACCCCAGGTAAAACGCCTAAAACTCCCCCTTCCGCACAAGAGGGAACCATTCCTGGCGGTGGCGGTTCTTCGTATAAATCGCGATAATTGGGTCCGTCTTGGTAGTTAAAAACGGTTGCTTGTCCGTCGAAGCGGAAAATGGAACCGTAAACGTTGGGCTTATTCAAGATGACGCAAGCATCGTTAGTGAGATAGCGGGTGGGGAAGTTATCGGTTCCATCGATGATGACATCGTAGGGTTTGAGAATATCTAAGGCATTCTCGGAGGTGAGGCGGACTTCATATAAGTCCACCTGACAGTAGGGGTTAATCTCCAGAATGCGATCCTTTGCCGATTGAATTTTCGATTTCCCTACCCAAGAAGTTCCGTGGATGATTTGACGCTGCAAGTTGGAACTATCGACTACATCAAAATCAACAATGCCGATGCGTCCGATTCCCGCAGCAGCTAAATAGAGTAGTAAAGGCGAACCAAGTCCACCCGTACCGACACAAAGTACGCTAGCAGCTTTAAGGCGTTTTTGACCTTCTAGCCCGACTTCTGGCAGGATAATATGGCGAGAATATCGTTGATACTCTTCTTTAGAGAGTTCTATTTCTTCTAAGTTCGGATTTAACATAGCAGTTGCCTGACAAACAATATCGCTTTCTCTAGAGGACTTCAGCAAATGTTCTTAAATGCCTTATTCGGTCTGCCAATGGCTTCTCTAGACGATCGCTTCCTTTCGTTTCTGCAACACAAGGCTCCAAAAAAACTAACTTGGAAGGTTCATGGTCGTATTGCTATGATACCAACAGAGTCATATTTCTTTTCAGCAGAAGCCAATAAAGAAAAAAATAAGTGTTTCCAGACGCGGATTTGGGAGATTCTCTTCGGTAATGGACGGGCAGCGGTTTGAGCTCGAGCATCTCTAAGGCGATCCCAAATCGAAGCCTGTGTATTAATCCAGGAATTACTAAATTGCCGAGTAAAGCCTCTAAAAAATAAGGACTGCGTCTTAAACCCCGATTTCTCGCAAATTGTACGCAGACTTGTAGGTGTAAAGAAGTTTAGGTGGCGCGGTATATCGAGAAAGGGCCAAGTGACTCCATCATAAGACAGTTGCAGCGCACAATTGTTGGGGACTTCGCAGATTAACATCCCACCCGAACGAAGTAGCTGGTATGCATTCCTTAAAGCTACTAAAGGATCGAGGCAATGTTCGAGAACGTGTTTGATAATAACAAGATCGAAAGAGCGCGACATAATGGCTGTGGGAATTTCTTCTGCTGTCCCAGGATAAACATCTAGGTCTTTGAGAAAGGCAAGCGCTTTTTCATCGGGTTCTATCCCGCAAACCTTATGTCCGATCTCTTTTAGTTGTTGTATTAATTCGCCGTTGCCGCAACCGATTTCACAAATCCTAGATATTTTACCCGCGAGGCAGCGATCGATAAAATTGGCTGTTATTTCAGTTCCTCGATCGAATTTCCAGGCAATATTAACGCGAAGCCGATCTAGAAAGGTATTTTTTTCACTTTCTGTAACATGATTGCTTCCGTGAGTATAATAAGCTTTCAAATCGTAAAAGCTTCGTACCGATTCTCGATCCGGACGCGGCATTACAAGTCCGTATTGGGATTCCTCACACCAATAAATTTCTCCATAGGGAGTGGGTTTGCCTTTCAGCCAATCGATAGGCATAGACATCCAAGGTTTCATCGCCTTATCTGATAGCGGACATCTAGGCGATTGAGCGAGAATTGTCATGGTTGGTATAATTACCAAAGGTTTTAAAATTGTGAACCAATAGGAAAATTAGCTATAGTTGGTTAGAGAAATTGTTTTCAGGTTTAAATTGACGATTTTCATCCAAAAACCAACTGCGTATCTCTACGGCACGTCCCTGACTTAGGGATATTATCATATACGAGTATTGCTGCCAAGCGATCGCGCGGTCAAATTCTGAGGGAATGGCGGGATGGTCGGGATGAGAATGATAGATGCCAATAATAGATAAATTGCGATCGCGCGTTTCCTTCTGTACCCGAAGCAAAACCTCTGGCGCAATGCTGAAGCGATTTCGCTTACTCCCAGCCTCTACGGACAAAAACTCTGCTGCTTCTGCATCCCAGCTATTTTCTGTCGCTATCACTTCTATCAGAATTTTGTTTTCTCCCTCAATCTTCCCTATCAGCAAACCGCAACATTCTTCAGGATAAGTGTTTTCTGCATGAGCGCGAATTTGTTGGATTTGTTCTAAAGTAGCTCGAATCATATAATCATATTGAGATTAACGCTTTCTCCTCCCTCTGCGCCTCTGCGCCTCTGCGTGAGACTCTCCTACGCTCAACCCTTTCGCCGCTTGAGCTTTCGCCAACAAAGACTCTGCAAACGCGATCGCATCTTCTGCCGAATGTCCTCCTGTCAGTTGTGCCAGTTCCTCGCGCCGCATCTGAAGATTTTCTAGCGAACTCACCCTTACAACCGTCCGAATTTCTGGCAGATGACTCTGACCGTTATTATCTTGTATGTCCGAGGGGAATTCTTCAATAATTTGTTTATCTACGCGAAAATGGGAATCTGCCATTGCTGCTACTAAGGGTTGGTGAGTAACGCACAAAACCTGATGTTTTTGACTTAAATGATGAAGTTTTTCAGCAATTGCCTGAGCGACTTTTCCCGATACTCCCGCATCGATTTCGTCAAAAATTAACGTCCCCGATTGCTTTTCGGAGTCAGAAAAACACGCTTTGAGCGCGAGTAAAAATCGGCTCATTTCGCCGCCAGAAGCGGTACTAGCAAGCGGTTGAATTTTTTCTCCCGCATTGGGACTAAAATAAAAAACAACGCGATCGCTACCCGTCGCAGTGGGAGGGCAAGGATCGATTTGACACACAAAAACTACCTTATCCATTGCCAAGGGTTTTAATTCTTCAGTCAACTGTTTCTCTAATTTAGTAGCGACTTGTTGGCGTAACTTGGTTAGCTCTTGACAAGCTTGATTTAAATTTTCTCGAGCGATTCGATCTTCAGCTTCTAATTTTTCTACCGATCGATCGCTATCGGTTAATTCGGCAAGTTCTTGCTGTAGTTGTTGATAATAGGAAATGACTTCGGCTAAACTCGCTCCATATTTGCGGCAGAGGCGTTTTAGGAAAAGAATTCTTTCTTCTACTTCTGCGAGTCGTTCGGGATCGGCTTCTAATCCGTCGCCATAGGTATTAATTTGATGTCCCGCTTCGATGACTTCATTGAGTGCCATTCTAATGATTTCTAGAATCGGTTCGATCCCTTCGTCATATTTAGTCATGTCCATTAAGATAGATTCCGCTTGTCCCAATAGATCGGCAACGGCGGGTTGTTCGCTATCGCTTTGGTAGAGAATCTGGTTAGCCTGATAGCTCAATTGTTGCAAATCGACGACATGAGCGAGGCGATCGCGTTCTTGTTCGAGTTGTTCGAGTTCTTGTGGATCGCTCAAGTTAGCAGACTCTAGTTCTTTGACTTGATAGTTTAGTAAATCTAGTCGTTGTAGTCTTTGCTGCTCCGATTGACGGCGTTTTTCTAAAGCCGATCTAGCCGCTTGAGCGATATTATAGGTAGAGGCGACTATTTCGCGCTGTTGCCAGAGGGGTGTGCCACCATAGAGATCGAGCAACTCTCGTTGCATGCTAGAGTCCATTAATTGCACGGTTTGACCCTGAGCGGTAATTTCTACCAGGCGATCGCGCAATTTCGCCATCAACTGACGATTAGCGAGTATGCCATTGATCCGAGAACGCGATCGCAAAGAATCTCCCACAACGGTCAATTCTCTAGAGCAAACCACGCTTTCATCCTCTAACAGATCGATCTCTAACTCTTGAAGCCAAGCTCGAACGTCGGCATTAACCCGAAACGTCGCTTCTACAATTGCCTGTTGAGCGCCTTGCCGAATTAGGCGGTTATTCGCTTTCCCCCCCAAAGCAATGTCAATTGCATCTAAAATAATCGACTTTCCCGCGCCTGTTTCCCCAGTCAGGACGGTTAACCCCCGACTGAATTCCAGTTCTAGTTGGTCGATCAGAGCAAAGTTTTTTATCCGCAAGCAAGAAAGCATTTTAAATTCTGAATTCAAAATAGAGAATTCTAAGAAGCGATCCCCTTGTCAACTTCCCTTGGAGTAAAGTGAAATCAGTTATTATAGCTTCCTAAACTACTCACACTTTATTTAATTTACCAATACGACTTGGAAGGGAAGTTGTTACAATAGTTTACAAAGAGAAAAGACAAACTATATCCTAACCTTTTATTAAAAGGGTCTATCTGCAAACGCCTGGATTTAAGCTTATGTCACAAACTACTCTATCGCCAACGTTACAATCTCTTGAGATTGTAACGATTGAAGATCGGCCGCTGCACATTCCAGAAAAACACAGAGAAAACTTAGGACCGGTAAACGATAAGGATCCTGAAAGTTGGCGCTACCATCCAGACGTTATTAATACCTATTATCGCTCTCGTCCCTTCCAGGTTTTAGGACGATTGATTGAGATTGTTTTGCCGCTTATTTTTTTTGCTTTCAGGCTATGGACGGACAAAATTAGCGGAAGACTCGAACGCAATCAACAAAAACGAGCTATTCAACTCAGAGAAATGTTGACGAATTTGGGACCTACTTATATTAAAGTAGGGCAAGCTCTCTCGACGCGACCCGATTTGGTCCCACCAGCTTATCTTCAGGAATTAACCACGCTACAAGATCAACTACCTTCATTTCCTAATGAAATTGCTTATCGCTTTATTGAAGAAGAACTCGGTGCCAAACCAGACGAAATCTATGCAGAACTGTCTGAAAAACCGATCGCGGCTGCTTCTCTAGGACAAGTCTATCAAGGACGGTTGAAAACAGGAGAAAAAGTTGCCGTTAAAGTTCAGCGTCCCGATTTAGCTCGACGCATTACTTTAGATATTTATATCATGCGTTCTTTGGCTGGCTGG
It includes:
- the moeB gene encoding molybdopterin-synthase adenylyltransferase MoeB — encoded protein: MLNPNLEEIELSKEEYQRYSRHIILPEVGLEGQKRLKAASVLCVGTGGLGSPLLLYLAAAGIGRIGIVDFDVVDSSNLQRQIIHGTSWVGKSKIQSAKDRILEINPYCQVDLYEVRLTSENALDILKPYDVIIDGTDNFPTRYLTNDACVILNKPNVYGSIFRFDGQATVFNYQDGPNYRDLYEEPPPPGMVPSCAEGGVLGVLPGVIGTIQATEAIKIILGVPPENTLSGRLLVYNAMNMTFRELRLRRNPNLAPIEKLIDYEQFCGIPQAKAQEAQQQMEISEMTVQELKALIDSGADGYVLIDVRNPNEYEIAKIPGSILIPLPEIENGSGIEKVKELVNGHRLIAHCKMGGRSAKALGILKKAGIEGINVKGGITAWSKEIDPSVPQY
- a CDS encoding bifunctional 2-polyprenyl-6-hydroxyphenol methylase/3-demethylubiquinol 3-O-methyltransferase UbiG is translated as MSMPIDWLKGKPTPYGEIYWCEESQYGLVMPRPDRESVRSFYDLKAYYTHGSNHVTESEKNTFLDRLRVNIAWKFDRGTEITANFIDRCLAGKISRICEIGCGNGELIQQLKEIGHKVCGIEPDEKALAFLKDLDVYPGTAEEIPTAIMSRSFDLVIIKHVLEHCLDPLVALRNAYQLLRSGGMLICEVPNNCALQLSYDGVTWPFLDIPRHLNFFTPTSLRTICEKSGFKTQSLFFRGFTRQFSNSWINTQASIWDRLRDARAQTAARPLPKRISQIRVWKHLFFSLLASAEKKYDSVGIIAIRP
- a CDS encoding Mov34/MPN/PAD-1 family protein — translated: MIRATLEQIQQIRAHAENTYPEECCGLLIGKIEGENKILIEVIATENSWDAEAAEFLSVEAGSKRNRFSIAPEVLLRVQKETRDRNLSIIGIYHSHPDHPAIPSEFDRAIAWQQYSYMIISLSQGRAVEIRSWFLDENRQFKPENNFSNQL
- the recN gene encoding DNA repair protein RecN; this encodes MLSCLRIKNFALIDQLELEFSRGLTVLTGETGAGKSIILDAIDIALGGKANNRLIRQGAQQAIVEATFRVNADVRAWLQELEIDLLEDESVVCSRELTVVGDSLRSRSRINGILANRQLMAKLRDRLVEITAQGQTVQLMDSSMQRELLDLYGGTPLWQQREIVASTYNIAQAARSALEKRRQSEQQRLQRLDLLNYQVKELESANLSDPQELEQLEQERDRLAHVVDLQQLSYQANQILYQSDSEQPAVADLLGQAESILMDMTKYDEGIEPILEIIRMALNEVIEAGHQINTYGDGLEADPERLAEVEERILFLKRLCRKYGASLAEVISYYQQLQQELAELTDSDRSVEKLEAEDRIARENLNQACQELTKLRQQVATKLEKQLTEELKPLAMDKVVFVCQIDPCPPTATGSDRVVFYFSPNAGEKIQPLASTASGGEMSRFLLALKACFSDSEKQSGTLIFDEIDAGVSGKVAQAIAEKLHHLSQKHQVLCVTHQPLVAAMADSHFRVDKQIIEEFPSDIQDNNGQSHLPEIRTVVRVSSLENLQMRREELAQLTGGHSAEDAIAFAESLLAKAQAAKGLSVGESHAEAQRRRGRRKR